Proteins encoded within one genomic window of Sporolituus thermophilus DSM 23256:
- a CDS encoding MBL fold metallo-hydrolase, with protein sequence MKIIKLEVGSLGTNCYIVYCEKTRAAAVIDPGGNAEEILAVINGENLKVECIINTHGHADHIQANAKIKQATCAPIFIHRDDADMLTSIHRNLSAFIGGGIKCEPADRLLQDGDIIHVGEIMLTVIHTPGHTPGGICLLANDVLLSGDTLFAESIGRTDFPGGSYRQLIHSIKEKLMVLDDNVRVLPGHGPETTIGWERQHNPFIQ encoded by the coding sequence ATGAAGATTATTAAGCTAGAGGTTGGCAGCCTCGGCACTAACTGTTACATTGTTTACTGCGAAAAAACAAGGGCGGCTGCGGTGATTGACCCCGGCGGCAATGCGGAAGAAATTCTGGCCGTGATAAACGGCGAAAACCTGAAAGTAGAGTGTATTATTAATACGCATGGCCACGCCGACCATATCCAGGCAAACGCCAAAATTAAGCAGGCTACCTGTGCTCCTATTTTCATTCACCGCGATGACGCCGATATGCTAACCAGTATTCACCGCAACCTTTCGGCCTTTATTGGCGGCGGTATAAAATGCGAGCCCGCTGATCGCCTGCTTCAAGACGGTGATATAATCCATGTTGGGGAAATCATGTTAACCGTCATCCATACACCGGGCCACACACCTGGCGGCATCTGTCTGCTGGCCAACGATGTGCTGCTCAGCGGTGATACTTTGTTTGCCGAGTCCATCGGTCGGACGGATTTCCCCGGTGGTTCTTACCGGCAGCTTATTCACAGCATTAAAGAAAAACTCATGGTTTTGGATGACAATGTGCGCGTATTGCCCGGCCATGGCCCGGAAACGACCATCGGGTGGGAACGTCAGCATAATCCGTTTATTCAGTAA
- the dtd gene encoding D-aminoacyl-tRNA deacylase has product MRAVVQRTDAASVIVDNQEIANIGRGLTVLLGVGEDDDEHDVRYLADKVVNLRIFPDNAGKMNLSLRDINGELLVVSQFTLYGDCRKGRRPSFDAAAAPEKARRLYEMFIVYCRQQRLRVACGQFQAEMVVRLANHGPVTLLLDSKRIF; this is encoded by the coding sequence ATGCGAGCCGTTGTACAACGTACTGACGCGGCTAGTGTTATCGTCGACAATCAGGAAATAGCGAATATTGGCCGCGGGCTTACCGTTCTTCTCGGCGTTGGGGAGGACGATGATGAGCATGACGTCCGCTACCTTGCGGATAAAGTTGTTAACCTGCGCATTTTTCCAGACAACGCGGGAAAAATGAATTTATCACTTCGCGATATTAACGGTGAGCTGTTGGTGGTATCCCAATTTACGCTGTACGGCGATTGCCGCAAAGGCCGACGGCCCAGTTTTGACGCGGCGGCGGCGCCGGAAAAGGCTCGCCGGTTGTATGAAATGTTTATTGTTTACTGCCGGCAGCAGAGATTACGGGTAGCCTGCGGCCAATTCCAGGCTGAAATGGTAGTACGTTTGGCCAACCATGGCCCGGTAACCTTGCTGCTTGACAGCAAGCGAATTTTTTAA